A window of the Budorcas taxicolor isolate Tak-1 chromosome 10, Takin1.1, whole genome shotgun sequence genome harbors these coding sequences:
- the LOC128054755 gene encoding ribonuclease CL2-like, producing MARNRNLMWTLLLLLLLELAVFTPGLPFSRRHIDNPRSWFPGGQHRYCDVMMRRRWLVHRGRCKQINTFIHEDLATIADFCTTPAVPCTSSGSLQSCHNSSHDVSVTDCFAKAGTRPPYCHYQKKDSIRPIRVGCKDGAPVHLDS from the exons ATGGCCA GGAACAGGAATCTGATGTggacccttctcctcctcctcctgctggagCTAGCTGTCTTCACTCCAGGCCTGCCCTTCTCAAGACGGCACATAGATAACCCCAGGTCATGGTTTCCTGGGGGACAGCACCGATACTGTGATGTGATGATGAGGCGACGGTGGCTGGTCCACAGGGGTAGATGCAAGCAGATCAACACCTTCATTCACGAGGATCTGGCTACCATAGCAGATTTCTGCACAACTCCAGCTGTGCCCTGTACCAGCAGCGGCTCCCTGCAGAGCTGCCACAACAGCTCTCACGACGTCAGCGTCACAGACTGCTTTGCCAAGGCAGGAACCCGGCCCCCCTACTGCCACTACCAAAAGAAGGACTCCATCAGGCCCATCCGTGTGGGCTGTAAGGATGGGGCCCCTGTTCACCTGGATAGCTAG
- the RNASE2 gene encoding non-secretory ribonuclease — translation MGAHQLPLSPRTISWICSHRSYSRGNMVPIQQDSRLCLILLLGLLGMVISLHAPPGTLTWAQWFEIQHINMAHPQCNAAMRVVNRYRMVCKDKNTFLHKTFAYVAGICNTPNVNCSKQGKMNCHNSSVQVPITYCNLTRNALNYTNCSYQQTSAQKIFIIACENRSSRDSPRYPVVPVHLDKII, via the exons ATGGGGGCCCACCAGCTGCCCCTGAGCCCCAGGACCATCAGCTGGATCTGTTCTCACAGGAGCTATAGCAGAG GAAACATGGTTCCAATACAGCAGGATTCTCGGCTTTGTCTCATTTTGCTGCTGGGGCTCTTGGGAATGGTGATCTCACTCCATGCGCCACCTGGTACTTTAACCTGGGCTCAGTGGTTTGAGATTCAGCACATAAATATGGCCCACCCTCAATGCAATGCCGCAATGCGAGTGGTTAACCGTTACAGAATGGTATGTAAAGATAAAAATACTTTTCTCCACAAAACATTTGCTTATGTAGCTGGTATTTGTAACACCCCAAATGTAAACTGCTCTAAACAAGGCAAGATGAACTGTCATAATAGCTCAGTCCAAGTGCCTATAACCTACTGCAACCTCACAAGAAATGCATTGAACTACACCAACTGCAGTTACCAACAGACATCGGCACAGAAGATCTTCATCATCGCCTGTGAAAACAGATCATCCCGGGACAGTCCCAGGTATCCTGTGGTTCCAGTTCACTTGGATAAGATCATCTAG